From one Desulforegulaceae bacterium genomic stretch:
- the gspM gene encoding type II secretion system protein GspM, with amino-acid sequence MNKFKEFYSGLEEREKRILIGGLSFLLIFVVINFFILPVINYKKDLKNKINSCVYQTNQIKLLGKEYKSLVKTSSFGQVSQGSDLALFSFMDSIAGKAGIKNNVDYMKPSTEKTGGLTIEKVEIKVSGIDMKSLIGFIHLVESSSDAVVIKGLRISRSDKGGAIISTLQAEIVKSNA; translated from the coding sequence ATGAATAAATTTAAAGAATTTTATTCTGGTCTTGAAGAAAGAGAAAAAAGAATTTTAATTGGAGGCTTATCTTTCCTTTTAATTTTTGTGGTTATAAATTTTTTTATTTTACCTGTGATTAATTATAAAAAAGATTTGAAAAACAAGATAAATTCCTGTGTTTATCAGACTAATCAAATAAAACTTCTTGGAAAAGAATATAAAAGTTTGGTTAAAACCTCATCATTTGGACAGGTCAGCCAGGGTTCTGATTTAGCCCTTTTTTCATTTATGGATTCAATTGCAGGAAAAGCAGGAATTAAAAATAATGTTGATTATATGAAACCTTCAACTGAAAAAACCGGGGGACTTACCATAGAAAAAGTTGAAATCAAGGTTTCTGGAATTGATATGAAAAGTCTTATTGGGTTTATTCATTTGGTTGAATCCTCTTCAGATGCTGTTGTGATTAAGGGTTTGAGGATTTCTAGAAGTGATAAAGGAGGAGCCATAATATCAACCCTTCAGGCGGAAATAGTGAAAAGCAATGCTTAA
- a CDS encoding type II secretion system protein GspK: MKQKSSFLFLEKKKNRFFSNQKGIALIVTLIMVTLLAGWALSLNLKVRDLLFEAIILKKRTVLHDRAKAGIDIAKLMLIKDKTSSETDTIQEFWADKEQVSFYLRILGFSPNELEINIIDLLSKIQINALLEFPNQKNQAQIKLWERFLEAIRLEDPELLNNPYDIINPLLDWLDHDDDDSITGLSGAESGYYLSENRIPPRNGPLKSIEELSLVKGMNEKLWNKVYNSGIAEKYLTVEGEVERSGSSYQYKGKININTAPKMVITALITDNSLLHMADEIFSFREEKSDGKFVNSLDEGWYKKCPGCEDLPLAEEFITTSSDLFEVEAVARDNDLSVKVKAVLRRYTDKNGKWDVKTEKWIIE; encoded by the coding sequence TTGAAACAAAAATCAAGCTTCCTGTTTTTAGAAAAAAAGAAGAATAGATTTTTTTCCAATCAAAAGGGAATAGCCCTTATAGTTACTTTGATAATGGTTACTCTCCTTGCAGGTTGGGCTCTTTCCCTTAATTTGAAAGTAAGGGATCTTTTGTTTGAAGCCATTATACTTAAAAAAAGAACTGTTCTTCATGACAGGGCAAAAGCAGGAATAGATATAGCAAAACTTATGCTTATAAAAGATAAAACAAGTTCTGAAACCGATACAATCCAGGAGTTTTGGGCTGATAAAGAGCAGGTGAGTTTTTATCTTAGAATTTTAGGTTTTTCACCCAATGAACTTGAAATTAATATTATAGATCTTTTATCAAAAATTCAGATCAATGCTCTTTTAGAATTTCCCAATCAAAAAAATCAGGCTCAGATAAAATTGTGGGAAAGATTCCTTGAGGCAATAAGACTGGAGGATCCTGAACTGTTAAATAATCCTTATGATATAATTAATCCTTTGCTTGACTGGCTTGATCATGATGATGACGATTCAATAACAGGACTTTCAGGTGCTGAATCAGGGTATTATCTATCTGAAAACAGGATTCCTCCAAGAAACGGACCCTTGAAAAGTATTGAGGAATTATCCCTGGTAAAGGGAATGAATGAAAAATTGTGGAACAAAGTTTACAATTCTGGTATTGCAGAAAAGTATCTTACTGTAGAAGGAGAAGTTGAAAGAAGCGGAAGCTCATATCAATACAAAGGAAAAATCAATATAAACACTGCTCCTAAAATGGTTATCACAGCTCTTATCACTGATAATTCCCTTTTACACATGGCAGATGAAATATTTTCTTTTAGGGAGGAAAAATCAGATGGTAAATTTGTCAACAGTCTTGATGAGGGCTGGTATAAGAAGTGTCCAGGGTGTGAAGATCTTCCCCTTGCCGAAGAATTTATCACCACCTCTTCTGATTTGTTTGAAGTTGAAGCTGTTGCAAGAGACAATGACTTGTCAGTAAAAGTTAAAGCTGTATTAAGAAGGTATACTGATAAAAATGGCAAATGGGATGTTAAAACTGAAAAATGGATAATTGAATAA
- a CDS encoding prepilin-type N-terminal cleavage/methylation domain-containing protein has translation MIKINEKGFTLIEVVLAVLILGVVFSTLFFSYSALFQAREKIERKTSILSQAETALTRIVEDLNNFYCELPPLYKKSEDHGFRSKYFFWAENEFRQNSSTKLRFTSYSHLGFGNNYLKSPSEIFYYLKENVLYRGDFYYPYPETDLEKESLSFPICENVEKFNLVFYDEDKNEFEFWDSDSSEFKYSTPYFLKLEIVLFIDDEKEKFETKIKLPVFRKKEE, from the coding sequence ATGATTAAAATTAATGAAAAAGGGTTTACCTTAATAGAAGTTGTACTTGCAGTTCTTATACTAGGTGTTGTGTTTTCCACCCTTTTTTTTTCCTACTCAGCACTTTTTCAGGCAAGGGAAAAAATTGAAAGAAAAACCTCAATTTTATCCCAGGCAGAAACAGCTCTTACAAGAATTGTTGAAGATTTAAATAATTTTTATTGCGAACTTCCTCCCTTGTATAAAAAAAGTGAAGATCATGGGTTTAGATCAAAATATTTTTTTTGGGCAGAAAATGAATTCAGACAAAATTCTTCAACTAAATTAAGATTTACTTCATATTCACATCTTGGGTTTGGAAACAATTATTTAAAATCTCCATCTGAAATTTTTTATTATTTAAAAGAGAATGTTTTATATAGAGGTGATTTTTATTATCCTTACCCTGAAACAGATTTAGAAAAAGAAAGCCTTTCTTTTCCCATTTGTGAAAATGTAGAAAAATTTAATCTTGTATTTTACGATGAGGATAAAAACGAATTTGAATTCTGGGATTCAGATTCTTCTGAATTCAAATATTCAACTCCTTATTTTTTAAAACTTGAAATTGTACTTTTTATAGATGATGAAAAGGAAAAATTTGAAACAAAAATCAAGCTTCCTGTTTTTAGAAAAAAAGAAGAATAG
- a CDS encoding prepilin-type N-terminal cleavage/methylation domain-containing protein has translation MILKKSINGFTFLEVMVALAVLALILTAVFRLYAQSILMITSSDFDMKAPFLAQKIVTEFKTDSKINMGENGRFEDELKDFTWNIKKEELFLSGYTDLLPEEIENIKINKIIVTISKNSKEFQTFFYEKADD, from the coding sequence ATGATTTTAAAAAAGAGTATAAACGGGTTTACTTTTCTTGAAGTAATGGTTGCCTTAGCTGTTCTTGCACTTATTCTCACCGCTGTTTTTAGACTTTATGCCCAATCAATCTTAATGATTACAAGCTCTGATTTTGATATGAAAGCTCCTTTTCTTGCCCAGAAAATTGTTACTGAATTTAAAACTGATTCAAAAATAAATATGGGAGAAAATGGAAGGTTTGAAGATGAACTAAAAGACTTTACCTGGAATATTAAAAAAGAAGAGTTGTTTCTTTCTGGATATACTGATCTTCTTCCTGAGGAGATTGAAAATATAAAAATTAATAAAATTATTGTTACAATTTCCAAAAACTCCAAAGAATTTCAAACTTTTTTTTATGAAAAAGCCGATGATTAA
- a CDS encoding prepilin-type N-terminal cleavage/methylation domain-containing protein, protein MESRENGFTLMEIILVMVIISLMFGFAVPRLDSFLSEDRSKKGIRAFDGFIRELKISALKKSRDLTLVIDPGSDNFWIETGKDLEPDKKNLGTNFDIAGVQTHKSSYSTTKKAYINFYSKGYNDPFILILRNKKDNKVFSIVVHPFLNSPQIHNKLHFFENGFK, encoded by the coding sequence ATGGAAAGTCGGGAAAATGGATTCACATTAATGGAAATCATCCTTGTTATGGTGATAATTTCTCTGATGTTTGGATTTGCAGTCCCAAGACTTGATAGTTTTTTATCCGAGGATAGATCAAAAAAGGGTATTAGGGCTTTTGACGGATTTATTCGGGAATTGAAAATTTCAGCATTAAAAAAGTCAAGAGATCTTACTTTGGTTATAGATCCCGGCTCAGACAATTTCTGGATTGAAACTGGAAAAGATTTAGAACCTGACAAAAAAAACCTTGGCACAAATTTTGACATAGCAGGAGTTCAAACCCATAAATCAAGTTACTCAACAACAAAAAAAGCTTATATTAACTTTTATTCCAAAGGATATAATGATCCTTTTATTCTTATACTGAGAAATAAAAAAGATAATAAAGTTTTTTCCATTGTTGTTCACCCTTTTTTGAATTCACCTCAAATACATAATAAACTTCATTTTTTTGAGAATGGTTTTAAATGA
- the gspG gene encoding type II secretion system major pseudopilin GspG translates to MKVLKKNSGFTLIEVMVVVIILGILATFVVPKLVGRTDDAKIVKAKVDIQGLETALKLYKLDNGRYPTTEQGLNALVARPESGDLRNWREGGYLDKRTIPKDPWGNDYIYLSPGLNGDYDLISYGADGMPGGEKENKDINSWEID, encoded by the coding sequence ATGAAAGTTTTGAAAAAAAACTCTGGATTTACCCTTATTGAAGTAATGGTTGTTGTTATTATCCTTGGGATTTTAGCCACTTTTGTAGTTCCAAAGCTTGTGGGAAGAACAGATGACGCCAAAATTGTAAAGGCAAAAGTTGATATCCAGGGTCTTGAAACAGCCTTGAAATTATATAAGCTTGATAATGGAAGGTATCCAACTACAGAGCAGGGGCTTAATGCTCTTGTAGCAAGGCCTGAATCCGGGGATTTGAGAAATTGGCGTGAAGGAGGATATCTCGATAAAAGAACTATTCCAAAAGATCCATGGGGAAATGACTATATTTATCTTTCTCCAGGACTTAATGGAGACTATGACCTTATTTCCTATGGAGCAGACGGGATGCCCGGCGGTGAAAAAGAAAATAAAGATATAAATTCATGGGAAATAGATTGA
- the ndk gene encoding nucleoside-diphosphate kinase gives MAEKTLGMIKPDAVEKNAIGKIISMIEDESIKIKAIKMTRLTKKSAEEFYSVHKEKPFFSQLVEFMTSGPVVPMILEGENVIQKYRELMGETDFTKAKKGTIRKNFGSAMEKNAVHGSDSPENAKKEISFFFSTQEELGIF, from the coding sequence ATGGCTGAAAAAACTTTAGGAATGATAAAGCCTGACGCAGTTGAAAAAAATGCAATTGGAAAAATAATTTCTATGATCGAAGATGAGAGCATAAAAATAAAAGCAATTAAAATGACAAGGCTTACAAAAAAATCAGCAGAAGAGTTTTATTCAGTTCATAAAGAAAAACCTTTTTTCAGTCAGCTAGTTGAATTTATGACCTCAGGACCTGTGGTTCCAATGATCCTTGAAGGAGAAAATGTGATTCAAAAGTACAGAGAACTTATGGGTGAAACAGATTTTACAAAGGCCAAAAAAGGGACCATCCGTAAAAATTTTGGTTCAGCAATGGAAAAAAATGCTGTGCATGGCTCAGATTCTCCTGAAAATGCGAAAAAGGAAATTTCATTTTTTTTCTCAACCCAAGAAGAGCTTGGAATATTTTAA
- a CDS encoding RNA methyltransferase, translated as MKDKNLFDNVSIVLVRPKYSANIGSSARAMKNMGFTKLIVVNPLDYEKEKAKKLSTHAAQDILENAVFTDNLDLVLKDFNFCIGTTARLGRQRNLSMSTPYQMAQNIKNLISNNKIAILFGPENKGLENLELKKCHRLLTIDTEEFSSLNLSQAVMIVTYEISKALKKQPEDFHIPTLANRFELDSMYEHLKDILMKIDFIHPENPDHWLDNFRTFFSRQDMRAKDVNILRGVLRQIEWYGNYMYELGKNPVKDQD; from the coding sequence ATGAAGGACAAAAACTTATTTGACAATGTCTCTATTGTACTTGTGAGACCAAAATACTCAGCCAATATAGGCTCCAGTGCAAGGGCAATGAAAAACATGGGATTTACAAAACTTATAGTTGTAAACCCTCTTGACTATGAAAAAGAAAAAGCAAAAAAATTATCAACCCACGCTGCCCAGGATATTCTTGAAAATGCTGTTTTCACAGACAACCTTGATCTTGTGTTAAAAGATTTTAATTTTTGTATTGGAACAACAGCAAGACTTGGAAGACAAAGAAACCTTTCCATGTCAACCCCTTATCAAATGGCTCAAAATATTAAAAACCTTATTTCCAACAACAAAATTGCAATCCTTTTTGGGCCTGAAAACAAAGGGCTTGAAAACCTTGAACTAAAAAAATGCCATAGACTTCTCACCATAGATACCGAAGAATTTTCATCATTAAACCTTTCCCAGGCTGTGATGATAGTTACCTATGAAATTTCAAAAGCTTTGAAAAAACAGCCTGAGGACTTCCATATACCTACACTTGCCAACAGGTTTGAACTTGATTCAATGTATGAACATCTGAAAGATATTTTAATGAAAATAGACTTTATTCATCCGGAAAACCCAGACCATTGGCTGGATAATTTCAGAACTTTTTTTTCAAGGCAGGATATGAGGGCAAAAGATGTGAATATCTTAAGAGGTGTTTTAAGGCAGATAGAATGGTATGGAAACTATATGTATGAACTTGGAAAAAACCCGGTTAAAGACCAAGATTAA
- a CDS encoding ABC transporter permease, which yields MDFALNLSRILGEKTLFTINRLGKIFIFFIKGLFLFFKWPIQFNKLLNQIYFIGLKSVLIVCLTGLFTGMVLGLQGYYTLINFGSEGYLGTAVALTIVRELGPVLTAIMIVARAGSAMTAEIGIMRISEQIDALETMNINPLRFIFSPRIWAAVISFPLLTAIFDFIGIIGGYITGSLLLNLNAGIYFARVESSITMNDIKGGFIKAFVFGLVVITICCYKGFYTHQQKNVSGSKSVGYSTTSAVVLSCVWILIFDYVITSFYFNG from the coding sequence ATGGATTTTGCTTTGAATCTTTCAAGAATATTGGGAGAAAAAACTCTTTTCACAATTAACCGTCTTGGAAAAATATTTATTTTTTTTATAAAAGGGCTTTTTCTTTTTTTCAAGTGGCCCATTCAGTTCAACAAACTTTTAAATCAGATTTATTTCATTGGTCTGAAGTCAGTTTTAATAGTTTGTCTTACCGGGCTTTTTACTGGAATGGTTCTTGGGCTTCAAGGATATTACACCTTGATTAATTTCGGTTCTGAAGGTTACCTTGGAACTGCAGTTGCACTTACAATAGTAAGGGAACTAGGTCCTGTTCTTACTGCAATAATGATTGTTGCCCGTGCTGGTTCTGCAATGACAGCCGAAATTGGAATTATGAGAATTTCAGAACAAATCGATGCACTTGAAACAATGAACATCAATCCTTTAAGATTTATCTTCAGTCCAAGAATCTGGGCTGCAGTAATCAGCTTTCCCCTTCTTACTGCTATTTTTGATTTCATAGGAATAATTGGGGGCTATATAACAGGTTCTCTTCTTTTAAACCTTAATGCAGGGATTTATTTTGCCAGGGTTGAATCAAGTATTACAATGAACGATATAAAAGGCGGGTTTATTAAAGCTTTTGTTTTTGGTCTGGTGGTAATTACAATCTGCTGCTACAAAGGTTTTTACACTCACCAGCAAAAAAATGTTTCAGGTTCAAAAAGCGTGGGATATTCAACAACTTCTGCTGTTGTTTTATCCTGTGTATGGATTCTTATTTTTGACTATGTAATAACTTCTTTTTATTTTAATGGATAA
- a CDS encoding ATP-binding cassette domain-containing protein: protein MNNKLKPPVELVDIYKGFGDLQVLKGINLKVEKGKITTIIGKSGGGKSVLLKHFIGLLKPDKGQIFFEGKLLNKMTRPEIKSFREKISYMFQGNALFDSMTVFENIALQLYENNEKKEKIKDLVTKRIAQMELSGSENKYPSELSGGMQKRVALARALINEPEIVLFDEPTTGLDPIRKNYVHKMISDYQAKFNFTAVIVSHEIPGVFQISDTIMMLDEGKIVFTGTKDEIKNTNNPHVKKFIEGIAY, encoded by the coding sequence ATGAACAATAAACTAAAACCGCCTGTAGAACTTGTTGATATTTACAAAGGCTTTGGGGATCTTCAGGTTTTAAAAGGAATTAATCTTAAAGTTGAAAAAGGTAAAATTACCACCATTATAGGTAAAAGCGGGGGAGGTAAAAGTGTTTTACTCAAACATTTTATCGGCCTTCTTAAACCTGACAAGGGTCAGATTTTTTTTGAAGGAAAGCTTTTAAACAAAATGACAAGGCCTGAAATTAAAAGTTTCAGGGAAAAAATAAGTTATATGTTCCAGGGAAATGCTCTTTTTGACTCAATGACTGTTTTTGAAAATATTGCTCTTCAACTTTATGAAAACAATGAAAAAAAAGAGAAAATCAAAGATCTGGTAACAAAAAGAATAGCCCAAATGGAGCTTTCAGGTTCGGAAAATAAATATCCTTCAGAACTTTCAGGAGGAATGCAAAAAAGAGTCGCTCTTGCGCGAGCACTGATAAATGAGCCTGAAATAGTTCTTTTTGACGAGCCTACAACTGGTCTTGATCCCATAAGAAAAAATTATGTTCACAAAATGATTTCAGATTATCAGGCAAAATTCAATTTTACAGCAGTTATTGTAAGTCATGAAATACCCGGGGTATTCCAAATCTCAGATACTATAATGATGCTTGATGAAGGAAAAATTGTTTTTACAGGAACAAAAGACGAAATAAAAAACACAAACAACCCCCATGTGAAAAAATTTATTGAAGGCATAGCATATTAA
- the mlaD gene encoding outer membrane lipid asymmetry maintenance protein MlaD, which yields MKKITLETGVGLFVVFGLICTAYLTIKLGKMELLGTNYYKLNANFRTVAGLKSGANVEIAGVQVGTVEKIILDTKTYTAVTELKIDKSVNLSADVIASIKTSGLIGDKYIQLSPGGDPKFLEPGQMITETESPVDFEELISKYVFGSVENKGPELGGF from the coding sequence ATGAAAAAAATAACCCTTGAAACCGGAGTAGGTCTTTTTGTTGTGTTCGGTCTTATCTGCACAGCATACCTTACTATAAAACTTGGAAAAATGGAGCTTCTTGGAACAAACTATTATAAACTCAACGCAAATTTTCGAACAGTTGCTGGACTCAAATCCGGAGCAAATGTTGAAATAGCAGGAGTTCAGGTTGGAACAGTAGAAAAAATAATCCTTGATACAAAAACTTACACAGCTGTTACTGAATTGAAAATTGACAAGTCAGTAAATCTTTCTGCTGATGTAATTGCATCAATAAAAACTTCAGGCCTTATTGGAGATAAATATATTCAGCTTTCTCCAGGGGGAGATCCTAAGTTTCTTGAACCAGGTCAAATGATAACAGAAACTGAATCACCAGTGGATTTTGAAGAGTTAATAAGCAAGTATGTTTTTGGTTCAGTTGAAAACAAGGGACCAGAATTAGGAGGTTTTTAA
- a CDS encoding ABC transporter substrate-binding protein — protein sequence MMKKIFFTLTIFLIMGFNSYALTPMESIKQPTENIISILKADKYQTLTPELREEQWGEIWEVVKNSFEFTIISRLSVGKYWSSFSLEEKKEFQDVFAKLLANTYIDKVQENFKNQEVKYIDEKISDKKAEVMVHVALADNDVPIIYRMLDNNGWLIYDVRIEGMSMIKNYRSQFDEFLFKKSPKELIEALDSKINQLREERKK from the coding sequence ATGATGAAAAAAATATTTTTTACTTTAACAATTTTTTTAATAATGGGTTTCAATTCTTATGCCCTCACACCCATGGAATCTATTAAACAGCCGACTGAAAATATTATCTCAATTCTCAAGGCAGACAAATATCAGACCCTTACACCAGAATTAAGAGAAGAACAATGGGGTGAAATTTGGGAAGTGGTAAAAAACTCTTTTGAATTTACAATCATATCCAGACTTTCTGTGGGTAAGTATTGGAGTTCTTTTTCTTTGGAAGAAAAAAAAGAATTCCAGGATGTTTTTGCAAAACTTCTTGCAAACACATATATAGATAAAGTTCAAGAAAACTTTAAAAATCAGGAAGTCAAATATATTGATGAAAAAATATCTGATAAAAAAGCTGAAGTAATGGTTCATGTTGCACTTGCAGATAACGATGTCCCAATAATCTATAGAATGCTTGATAATAACGGCTGGCTTATCTACGATGTAAGAATTGAAGGAATGAGCATGATAAAAAACTATAGAAGCCAGTTTGATGAGTTTTTGTTTAAAAAGTCTCCAAAAGAACTTATAGAGGCTCTTGATTCTAAAATAAACCAGCTAAGAGAAGAAAGAAAAAAATAG
- a CDS encoding VacJ family lipoprotein — translation MKSFFYFLLLFSFFIFSSSSFGEQIMDASMDIEDSFFEEIESDYNDFSPGFSDEELLDDDLFEDSFVKSSQSPTLVKKDYDPIEPVNRAIFNFNDKTYIYVFTPIGKGYEKVTPRFARTGIRNFFSNLHSPLRVVNSLLQGKIKNAGKETGKFFVNTFLGFLGFIDSASSIEGLNPSEEDLGQTLGKWGIGNGPYLVLPFIGPSTLRDTIGMTGEFYINPVYYARDFNSKEKLIRDGTEALNSLPNSMELYKTLKDSALDPYTAAKNAYIQIRDEKVKN, via the coding sequence ATGAAAAGTTTTTTTTATTTTCTTTTACTTTTTTCTTTTTTTATCTTTTCTTCTTCTTCATTTGGAGAACAAATCATGGATGCTTCCATGGATATTGAAGACTCTTTTTTTGAAGAAATTGAATCAGATTACAATGACTTTAGTCCTGGTTTTTCAGATGAAGAACTCCTTGATGATGATCTTTTTGAAGATAGTTTTGTAAAAAGCAGCCAGTCACCAACTCTTGTAAAAAAAGATTATGACCCTATCGAACCAGTTAACAGGGCTATATTTAATTTTAATGACAAAACTTATATTTATGTTTTTACTCCCATTGGGAAAGGCTATGAAAAAGTAACTCCCAGGTTTGCCAGAACAGGTATAAGAAATTTTTTTTCAAACCTTCATTCACCTTTAAGAGTTGTTAACAGCCTTCTTCAGGGTAAAATAAAAAATGCCGGAAAAGAAACAGGAAAGTTTTTTGTTAATACTTTTCTTGGTTTTCTTGGGTTTATAGATTCCGCCAGTTCAATTGAAGGTTTAAACCCTTCAGAAGAAGACCTTGGGCAAACCCTTGGAAAATGGGGGATAGGCAATGGACCCTATCTTGTTCTTCCATTTATTGGGCCCTCTACCCTAAGAGATACAATTGGAATGACCGGTGAATTTTACATAAATCCAGTTTATTACGCCAGGGATTTTAACTCAAAAGAAAAACTTATAAGAGACGGCACTGAAGCCCTAAACTCTCTTCCAAATTCAATGGAGCTATACAAAACCCTTAAAGACTCAGCCCTGGATCCTTATACAGCAGCTAAAAATGCCTATATTCAGATAAGAGATGAAAAAGTTAAAAATTAA
- a CDS encoding SH3 domain-containing protein, which yields MFKRIFCSFILIVVFFNPLNCCASFGNALELYNNGQYEDSLNLFQNQIESSGLTGELAFNLGNCFYKLEKYGHSYLWYKKAQKYLFFDPDLKFNMDACLEKLSINDQEQNFLTDKIFFLRQYLPENFINILSVIVFGVFLFLILFRKKFIGLKIVSGFLSFYLILTCINYYLECNVYKKAVVVKKSIVYSAHSEKASILFSLPQGSIVKIDRCTNGFCKILTPKGLPGWVIDSSIGII from the coding sequence ATGTTTAAAAGAATTTTTTGTTCATTTATTTTAATTGTTGTTTTTTTTAACCCTTTAAATTGCTGTGCAAGTTTTGGCAATGCCCTTGAATTATACAACAATGGCCAATATGAAGATTCTTTAAATCTTTTTCAAAATCAAATTGAAAGCTCTGGATTAACAGGTGAGCTTGCATTTAATCTTGGTAATTGTTTTTATAAACTGGAAAAATATGGTCATTCTTATTTATGGTATAAAAAAGCTCAAAAATATCTTTTTTTTGACCCAGATCTTAAATTTAATATGGACGCTTGCCTAGAAAAGCTTTCCATTAATGATCAGGAGCAAAATTTTCTAACTGATAAAATTTTCTTTCTAAGACAATATTTACCTGAAAATTTTATAAATATCCTCTCTGTTATTGTTTTTGGAGTTTTTCTTTTTTTAATTTTATTTAGAAAAAAATTCATTGGTTTAAAAATAGTTTCAGGTTTTTTAAGTTTTTATCTTATTTTAACCTGTATAAATTATTATCTTGAGTGTAATGTTTATAAGAAAGCTGTGGTAGTAAAAAAATCAATAGTATATTCAGCTCACTCTGAAAAAGCATCTATACTTTTTTCTCTTCCCCAAGGCTCCATTGTAAAAATTGATAGATGCACAAATGGATTTTGTAAGATTTTAACTCCAAAAGGTCTGCCCGGTTGGGTAATTGATTCAAGTATTGGTATAATTTAA